TCATGAAAATAAAACGGATCACGAAAGCTCACCCAGTTCCGTTCATTTTCAGGAGATGATTCGTAATACTCTTCAGCTGGCTCCAGCGGAAAACAACTGTCCGGATTCTGCCTGGCTTTGATATTCGTAGCGACGACGGACTGGAGCTTCGCGCGGATCTCCAGAATATGTTGCGGATCATGCATGCCACGCCGATCCTCCCAGTCCACATCTGCCTTCTCCCAGTGATACAGATCATCACTGAATGCCAGCCCGATGCGCTGCACTTTACCCTGATCGCGGCGCGAGATACCAGTATAGAACATGCGCCAGCGACCCGACTCATGCGGGTCAGGAGTCACATGCATGGTCCACAACATCAGATCGTCCCAGCCGCCGGGATCGCCAATGAACAGCGCATTATCAACCCGCCGCCAGTTCAACGCATTGTCACTGATTGCATGCGCGATGAAGTCATGGTTGGGAAGCACCAGATGGAACAGGTGATACAACCCGTCATGGTACACCACATCCACATCGCCAATACTTTTACGGCTCCAGGTTGATTCGGAAAACATATCTGAACTTTTTGAAATGCTGCCGGGAAGATGAATGAACGTTGAAAACAATATTTCAACAGTGACGGGCGGCGATTGATTCACGAAACGTAAAAACCAGCCTCAATCCATCTTACTGACTTCCCGCTGATGATCAACCCGTGATCCAGGCAACCAGACCGGCATCAAATCGAAACGTTTTCCAGTTCGGCTCTGACACTCACCGGCGCCGCTTTCTGGAACGGCTCGTAGTGATTGATATAGACCTCGAACGGGGCAGGCGCATAATAGATTACACCGCGCCAGTTAATCGTGCGTGTGCGGATCGCAGCAATCAGACAACCACAGAACAGATAAGGCATCAGCCACAGATAACCCAGTGTCTTTAAAGGATGACGCCGGAACTGACCGCCCCGGGACCGCACTAGCTGCTCAATGCGTGATCCCAGACGATAAATGGAAAACGCCACCGCAGCGCCGGCAAAGACCAGTACTCCCGATACCAGTCCGGCTGCCAGCTGCTGTCCCTGTTGCAGGAACAGCAGCCCCAGCCCGACCAGTACTGTCTGGGCGAGCGCCGAAACAAATCCTAGTGTGGCTATGAACCAGAAATGGGAATGATAAAATCGTGCATTGACCATCTGTCGGGTAATAAACTGCAGACTGGAATCGAATGCGATGGATTCCGCGTTGATCATCGTCGCTGCTGGAGCGAATACCAGTTTCTGATTCAACTGATTGGCAATCGATTTCAGTCCCGTATCATCCCACATCATTTTCGATAGCGTGTCTGAAAGCCGTGGATCCTGAAACACAGATCGACTCAATGCAATCGAGCCTCCCCAGGCAATGTCCATCGACAACATCTGCAACACCGCCGCCGCATTCCAGGCATGCCGCACCAGCGTCCCCGCGTTCGTTGACTGTGGTGCATACCAGCGTATCCCAGAAGCGATCCCGACTTCCGCTTCTCGCAAAGGCGACACCAGATCCCGCAGCCAGCGACGATGGGGAAGCACGTCCGCATCAAGCCAGGCCACCACTTCCACATCGGCGGAAACAGTTTGTATGGCCTGAACCAGAGACGCATTTTTCAGACCACAACTGACCGACTCCTGCCGACGAATACTGACCTCACACTGGGGATGGGGATGCCTGCGCAGATATTGTTTTACAAATCCCAGCGCCGGATCACTCACATGGTCGACGACGATCTTCACCCGATAATCCGGATAATCCTGATTCAGCAGGCCATCCAGACAATGAACCAGAAACGGATCATTACCCCGCAGAGGCAGGATGACAGTCGCGACAGGTGTGTAATCTTCGTCAGTGCTCTGATTCAGAATTCCGCGATACAGGCGGGCTGCATGAGAGCCCCAATACAGATAAAAAACCGCAAAAATGATCAGACATAGAGAAGAGACTGTTGCCAGCAGATACATGGTACCACCTCATTAGATGCAGGATCGTTAGGGATACAGCCCGTCGGGTCGTAAACATCCTGTCTCAATCAACGGTAACTCACTGTTCAGCCGCTATGTTAAACTGGGTTATATACCAGATCAATAATATTCTCAATAAGTTTCCCATTGTGGCCATTTTGACATACTCGTTGACAGAAAGCCGCAGCTTTGGCTGAGTTGTAATGATTTCCAGAGTCTGAAGGCAGGCATTCGACTTATCGATTACAACCTCTGATTCGGGGGGAAGGTCGGATGATCAGAGACCCGCGCGAACCTGATTGATGAGACTCACACGAGATTTAAGCCTGAACTGCAGCCGCAATCATTTTCGTCCTGCCATGCTCCCTGGTCTGGCATCAGCGACACTAATCCGTCATTTTTGAATCCGTCTCGTCTGCCGTTTTCGTTGCAGTAACCTGATCCAGCTTCTTTTGAATGCCGCTGCCCAACTGCTGATAGACCAGCAATTTGTTCTTGTCCTGCAGAGTATTGGTCAGTCGTTGTATTTGCTCCCGAATCTGTTTCGATTCGGCTGAGCGCCCGGCCTCTTCAGCAGCCTGCATTGTTTCTATCTGCTGATAGGCGGCCCGTTTGACGAATGGTACGACCAGTAACATTTCTTCCTGTCCCTGAGTGCGTCCTGAACGGGACAGCGCCGCGAATTGTGTCTCACTCATTTTAAGCGTCACAAGAGAGGATTCGCGAAGACATTTTTCGATGTCTTCCGCCGCCAGCAAAGAACTGGCTTGATCTGCTTGACCTGCCTGTTGCAGTGCAAACGCCGT
The sequence above is a segment of the Gimesia algae genome. Coding sequences within it:
- a CDS encoding glycosyltransferase — encoded protein: MYLLATVSSLCLIIFAVFYLYWGSHAARLYRGILNQSTDEDYTPVATVILPLRGNDPFLVHCLDGLLNQDYPDYRVKIVVDHVSDPALGFVKQYLRRHPHPQCEVSIRRQESVSCGLKNASLVQAIQTVSADVEVVAWLDADVLPHRRWLRDLVSPLREAEVGIASGIRWYAPQSTNAGTLVRHAWNAAAVLQMLSMDIAWGGSIALSRSVFQDPRLSDTLSKMMWDDTGLKSIANQLNQKLVFAPAATMINAESIAFDSSLQFITRQMVNARFYHSHFWFIATLGFVSALAQTVLVGLGLLFLQQGQQLAAGLVSGVLVFAGAAVAFSIYRLGSRIEQLVRSRGGQFRRHPLKTLGYLWLMPYLFCGCLIAAIRTRTINWRGVIYYAPAPFEVYINHYEPFQKAAPVSVRAELENVSI